The DNA window GAGGTTTATGCCTCTGTGGCCAAAGTAGCTGATTACTGGCTGGACGTGCTGTACAGCAAGGTAAAGGAAAGTAAAAACGCTAATCAAAACAGCCATTTGGTGTTTTACTAACAGTTTTATGAGCAAAAAAGCCTCAGACGAAATGTAGTTTCCCACTTTCAAATTTTATTTCCCAGGCTGCCAACATGCCAGATGCAGAGCTGTTTGAGTTGATTTCAGAGAACCGATCAATGTCCAGAAAGCTGGAGGATTACGGAGAACAGAAATCCACTTCAATCAGCACGGCTAAGAGACTGGCCGAGTTCCTGGGAGACCAGATGGTCAAAGATGCCGGACTGAGCTGTCGCTATGTGATCTCCAGAAAACCTGAGGGTTCTCCTGTCACAGAAAGGTGCCAGAAAACCCCATGTTTGTAACTGCAGCAGTAATAATAGTCATTAATTCTTTATAATGGTTGCAGTAAACAGTAATAACGTGTTTAAATGCATAGGTTGTGACGGAAAACCGTATtttctgtttggttttaatttctTTCCATATTATATTCCTAATTAGAACAATAGGCAGCTAGTTTGAAGTCCAGGCTGGGGTGATTTTCTGGGTGCCATAAAATCATGTCCTGATGTCAAATGGTTgtagagcgagagagagagccatGTAATGTTACTCAGAGGAGTTTGACACTGACACTTTGGATTTCCATCAGGGCCATTCCTCTAGCCATCTTCCAGGCAGAGCCCAGTGTGAAGAAGCACTTCCTCCGTAAGTGGCTGAAGATGCCCAGCCTGCATGATTTGGACATCCGCACTGTgagtttttaatgattttctcAGTATTATGTTACAAATTGGGTGAACATGCTTGCCCTTAAGTGTATTATGATTATTTCTGTAATTCCAGATCCTTGACTGGAGTTATTACATAGAGAGGTTGGGAAGTGCCATTCAGAAAATCATTACCATCCCTGCAGCGCTTCAACAGGTAAAAATAGATCATCTGACACTGTTCTGTCAGTCAAAGATTGGTGTACCTGGTTAAAAATGGGTTCTATTCAGGTGAAGAATCCAGTACCCAGAGTGAGACATCCCGACTGGCTTCACAAGAAACTTCTGgagaaaaatgacatttataagcaaaagaaaatcaatgagcTCTTCTCCAGTGAGGGCAAAAGACAGGTTTGTCCACCTGAGAACATTATAATATCCAGCCTAAtggtcattttatttctttaaatcagCTCTTACATCCTTCTTTTTTCAGGTGTCCATTCAGCCCCTTGCAGCTGGCCAGATTGTAGACATGGAAGACTTCGGAATGCCTGCCAGGCCTCTGCAACCAGCCATCCCAATCAGCACCAAGCGGAAACGGTCTTCGCAAGGAGATGACAGCCAGGTGGAATCTCAGGATGTGGAGCTCACTCAATCCTGGAGAGAGATCCTGGGCCCACCTCCACCTGTGGGGAAGACTCGGGTGAGATTAAAGTGTCAGCTTTCTTGTACATGGCATGACAGTTTCATATGTTCGAGCTCTTCCTGAGAAACATTTTCAAAATTCTTTCAAAACGGTGTGTGTAAACAGGAGGAGATACTGGTGTGGCTACGTTACCACAAAAAGAAGTGGGAGCTTCAGCtgaagcagaggaaagagagaaggaagaggaggaaactgTTGGATGGCGATGCTCAACCTGTAGGAGGAGGTGTGATCAGAGATGGCCCAATCACCGGCCTGGGGAGCTTCCTCCGCAGGACAGCTCGCAGCATCCTTGACATGCCGTGGCAAATTGTGCAGGTGGGTCCAAGTTCTTGTTAGTATCATTCTATTGAAGTTCACTTTGCTCTTATTCTCACACGAGATCTGTCGCAATCCCAAATCCTCAGATTGCAGAGACTAGTCACCCTGGTTTGTTCAAGCTGTGGGCTGTGATTGGAAATGACCTCCACTGCATGAAGCTCAACATCCCACGCGTCTTCTATGTCAATCAGAAAGTGCAAAAACAGGAGGAGGGAGCCACTTACAAAAAGGCACGCTCAGAGAAATGACATAACCATCCCAGTAAATGCTATAAAAGCTGTTGCCACTGGTGAATGACCGTCCTGCTGGTGTTCGCCTTCAGGTGAATCGCATGCTGCCACGCTCCAACATTGTCTACTACCTTTACGAGTACTGTGTACCAGAGGACATGTACCAAGAACACATCAATGAGATCAATGCTGATCTCTCCGCTCCAGATATTGAGGGTGTCTATGAAACACAGGTATCAAAGTTATCTGCGGTCATTTGCAAGATGATGTTGTGTGTTTAGGGTGGCATTAATGTGAGTTCTTTCAGGTCCCGCTGCTGTTTCGTGCACTGGTGCAGCTCGGATGCTTGTGTATGGTGAATAAACATGTGGTTAGGGATCTGGCAGGCAGAGAGGCCGACACTTTTGACCTGGAGCATCTGGAGATGAGGTCTCTCGCCCAGTTCAGCTACCTGGAGCCTGGTAAAGTCTCACGCCTGAATTCTTTCATCCGAATAGATTTTTCTCTTCTCAATTTGTTTATTTAAGATAAAGTATTATTTCTTGCCCTACTTTGTTTCATCTGTCCTTAGGAAGTGTTCGGCACATGTTCCTGTACCATCACAGACAGGGCCACAAAGCTCTGTTTGGTCTGTTCATTCCATCTCAGCGCAAAGCCAGCATCTTCATCTTGGACACAGTGAGAGGCCATTTTCTATCATCTTATTATCTGTTCCAGGTTGGCATTTACTCTTATTGTAtcatttgttttctctctttagGTCAGAAGCAACCAGATGCCCAACTTGAGCAACCTCTACACAGCGGAGCGCACTGCTCTGCTGGACAAGACCACGGAGGAGCTCCTGCCCccagaaaaacacaactttgaAGTCAGAGCAGAAAGTGACATCAAGGCCATTTACCGCGCCCTCCAACGCATACTGCTGAACTACAAGGTAAAATACTATTATTTCAAGACTTTGTTGTATTTAAGTGAGTACATTAACACACACTTTGTGTTTACAGGAGGAGCGGCGTGGGCCTACTCTCATCGCCATGCAGTCAAACTGGGAGTTGAAGCGGCTGGCATCTGGAATGCCTGTGCTCGAGGAGTTCCCAGTCGTACCAGTGCACGTAGTCGATGAGATCAGCTATAATGTGCTGGACTGGCAACGCCTCGGGGCCCGGCGGATGATTCGACACTACCTCAACTTGGACAGCTGCCTTTCACAGGCTTTTGACATGGCCAGGTATTGTCCACTGTAACACTGCCGTTTCAACCTCTTCCTTTGTGTGTTGATGAATAGAAAAcacactttcttcttttctcctgttGTCAGGTATTACCACCTACCTGTTGGGAACTTGCCTCAGGATGTGTCCATCTTTGGTTCGGATTTGTTCCTAGCAAGGCATTTACGGAAACACAACCATCTGTTGTGGCTTTCGCCCACGTCCAGGCCCGACCTGGGAGGTAAAGAGGCCGACGATAGTCGCCTCGTCATGGACAGTGATGACAAAGGATCCGTGGAGATTAACGCTCAGGGATGTTACTCCACAGGTACccgagatggaggagaaatCGGAATGATCCTTTTGTTTTTCGGAGGCAAATTGGTGTTTTAATaagtgtttgtttctttcagcGTGCGTTGAGTTGGACCTACAAAGCCTGGCAGTGAACACTATCCTCCAGTCACAGCACGTCAATGATATGGAGGGTGGAGCCAGTGTGGGCGTCAGTTTTGACGTGATCCAGCAGGCCtcactggaggacatgatgatgGGAAACCAAGGAGCCAGCGCTGTCGCCAGCTATGACGAGACGGCTCTCTGCTCCAACACCTTCAGGTATAAAACCATCACTTCAACCCTCCACTTTATTGTGGAAGCAGGTTTGCTGTGTTGTGAACCTGGTTTACCTGTTTTTCTCCCTGTATGTCCTGTAGAATCTTGAAAAGCATGGTGGTTGGGTGGGTCCGAGAGATCACACAGTTCCACAACGTGTATGCAGACAACCAGGTGATGCACTTCTACCGCTGGCTTCGCTCTCCCAGCTCTCTGCTCTATGACCCTGCCCTGCACCGCACCCTGCACAACATGATGAAGAAGGTGTTTCTGCAGTGAGTCCCGTaccgtcctcctgctgctcaggccTCAGGCACATTTAGTATTTTAAAACCGTCCTTTAATCGTCAGGTTGATTTCCGAGTTCAAGCGACTTGGGTCGACTGTCGTCTACGGAAACTTCAACAGGATCATTTTGTGCACCAAGAAACGGAGAATTGATGACGCCATTGGTTACGTAGAGTACATCACCAACAGGTCAGACAGACTAAGCATGTTAATGCATCTACAGACAGTAGCTGTCTCTCTAACAATGTCACAGATATCAGTGATCCACgctgagatttctttaaatgtcaTGTAATTTAGACCTGGAGAAATTGTGTGAATGTGTAGAGTAAAAATCCTATCCTTATAGTTAAAGCTAAACAATAGCCTCTAATGGCTATCCTCTCTTTGAATAACCTTACAAAGCACTGTTAATAATAgtgcattttaatttatttactcatttttcCTCCAGCATCCATTCAAAGGAAATCTTTCACTCTCTATCCATCTCATTCTCCCGATGCTGGGAGTTCCTGCTGTGGATGGATCCAGCTAACTATGGTGGGGTGAAGGGTAAACTTCCGTCCAGCGTCTTGTATGGACAGGTAACTAAGGAAATCCGGGTGGAATCAAATGACAGAGAAAAGCAGGACAAACTCAGTCCTGTGTATGCTTTTATTTCTAGGAAGGTACCAAAAAGGGCCAGGAAGAGGGAGACAAGGAAGGCagcgatgatgaagaggaggaagaagctgaggaagctgaCGGCGATGGCGAGATTgatgaggtggaggagctgatcgAGAGTAACTGGAATATCATGCAGTTTTTACCCCAGACGGCCTCCTGTCAGAAATACTTCCTCATGATCATTTCTGGTAAAAGAAGCAATACAAACcccacatctttttttttctcctgcaaaTCTTAACAAACGTGCGCTCTGTCTCCATCCCAGCTTACATCGCGGCGGTTTACCACAGCATGAAAGAGGAGCTGCGGCGAAATGCTCCCGGGGCAACACCAGTCAAGAGACGCGGCGGCAGCCAGGCTTCCCAGCAGGCAGTGGAGGATCTGAGTGCTCTTCCAGGTACGAGATCTTTTAGGAAGCTGCCTAAAATGCTCACATTTTTCCCCAAGGCCCTTATAAATCATATTATATCTTTTCTTTAACTTTCTCCCACAGGAATGATCTCTTTCTCCCAGGAATACGTGTCCAGTGAGCTAACACAGAACATTTTCACCATTACTCaaaaaatccagaaaaaggTGACAGGTACCCGAAATGTAACTCAGCCCTCTGAGATGTTCCCCGTCCTGCCGGGATCTCACCTGTCACTCAACAACCCAGCACTTGAATTCATCAAATATGTCTGTCAGGTATGTTACCAAGCTTCAAAGCTCCTGTCTGCATGTGCCACTGTCCATTTTAGCTGCTATAATAGCTGCTACCTTAATTCTGTCGTTTCTTTCTTCAGGTGCTTTCTCTGGATGCCAATATAATAAACCAGATGAACAAACTGAAAAGAGACCTCCTGCGCCTCGTGGATGTCGGGGAGTTTTCTGATGAGGCCCAGTTCCATGACCCCTGTCACTCTTATATCCTGCCAGAGGTCATCTGCCACCACTGCAACTTCTGCCGTGACCTTGACCTCTGCAAGGACCCGTCTGTAGCACAGGTGAGAGCGGCAGCATCCTCACCACAGGCCTTGATGGTAAAGATGAAGTGTTAGAATTTGATGAACGGtattttcctctcctcaggaTGGTTCTGTGTTGCCTCAGTGGTTCTGTTCCAACTGTCAGGCACAATATGAGACCAATGTCATTGAGATGGCACTAGTGGAGGCTCTGCAGAAGAAACTAATGAGCTACACTCTGCAGGACCTGGTGAATAcatttttttagcttttttaatAGATATGTACAGAATTgatcatttttctctttttacatATGAAATATGtcttctgttctctctgtgGAAATACTCATTTAACTTTAACTGTTTTTAGAtgtgcagaaaatgtaaaggaGTAAAGGAAGCAAACATGCCCCTGTACTGCACATGTGCCAGAGATTTTGACCTCACTTTTTCAATCAAGGTTTTTTCTCTTAAATATCATTGAATCGTCACTGAATCCAACCATGAAGGCAGCTTCAATATGTTCTTACGTCTGTTTttgcttctctccttcccttgtCTGTAAAGAGCTTCTCTGAGCAGATCAGAGTGTTTCGGAACATCGCGTCCCACTACAACATGAGCTTCTTGGAGGAGACGATTGACTGGTTAGGCGCCATGAGTCCAAACATCAACCTGAATTCTCACTAAGTCTCAGCTACATCAGTGGAAACTTAAAACAAGGGGAAAACTGGCACCTCGGAGGGTCAAAAAATGGAGTCTACCGGTCTTCTCACATTTTTGTTGTAAGATACTGTGGaacttttatatttttgttgctAATAAAGATCTTTATAGATGATCCTCTCCAGACTGCTTCGTCACTGCCAATAATGAGCTTTCTCCTCATTTATTGCTGATATGCAAAGCTAATGATGATAATGCGCCTTGCATTCATCGTTTTCTCTGTTGGGCAATTAGCCTTAACCGTATGCCTCTTACTCACTAAGAGTGAAGCTAATTGCAATTATGGTTTATGTAACAGTTAAATTATAGTAGATAGTAGAGTCCTTTTTCCCAAATGCCTGAATTATTTAGCAGATAGAAGCTACTGTAAGCAAGGTGGTTTGAAAAATAACCCTGCGCATCGATACCTCACACGGTATCCTTACACACTCACTTTGCCTCCTGGGTGGGGTTTTTCCCCTCCAGTAATCCCATTTCATACCGATGTTGGACCCGATTAGATTAACTGCTCAGATTCTCACTGACACATGGTGCACTTGTACAAAAGAGGGCGTCACCTTCAAAGCATACAAGTGTTTAAAACCAAATCTACTGCATGGAGAAATGTAATAGTAATGTCTAATATTCAATATAGAAATAATTACTGTAGgttaaatatgcaaaaaaaagttGCGTGAAGAAGATCACAATTTGAAAATCTTCACTACATCTTGGATACAAGCTTGAGTTATGAATTAAAGACATAGAAATCCTAACATAAATGACAGTTGATCAAGTTTCTGCAGTGATTtatattatcttttttttaaaaataacaattttcTGACTGACGTGCCACTGAATCGTGCTCCCTCCTCCCATGGTGGTAGATATCGATCCGTCAAACTTGACTTAAGTCTTTTCACCGCTGACATTTGTATTGCTCTCAGGCAACCAGATGGATTCACACTGCCTTATAATCTTGTTAGCTAAACCATTTTATGGGAAATGTCTGCATTATCTGATTACGCTCCATCGCTCTCTGAGTATCCTCTGCGCTTCCTCCTGAAACCTCAGTTGAGAACATCAGGTCAGCTGAACCCATGAGCCTGAATCTTCGGATTCCTCGAACGCTGCAGGTTTATGTTTGCAGTAGTACAAACGTATCACTAATGTCTCATCATACGCTGCTATGGTAACTTTTATGTTTGTAACTTGACTTAATAGAGGACATGTATCGCAGTACACTGGATTCCATGTATCTTCCATGATGGACTCAAAGGAAACCAACCAGTTGCATTGTTGTACATTTGGGGAGATCTTAAGAGGACCAGCTGTCTGTCTGGAGACGCTCTCTGTCAGCCTGGTCTTGTGGCCATTTTACACCCACTACTGACAGCAAAGCAACTCCCAGCAGGCAGCAGTTGTAGCAGACACCTGAGAAACCACTCAGAGTTGTTGTCCCTGCATCTGCCAAAGGGAGGTCCATGCTTAGTTTCAGTGACCGATGCCGCTACAGCGGGACGCCCTCTGACAGGTCTGAGTGATCTGAGCCAAAGCTGTTGATGAAACTGAGTTCTGTGGAAACGGGCTCCTTGGGCTCCTTAACGACCTGTGGAGGACAGATTTCCTTCACCCACAACCAACAGCTTATAGTTCAGAGTAGCAAAATGCCGGGGTATGATTGATATTCCCATTATTGTCTTTCAAGCTTGCACTTACTTCATCAAACTTTCTCTCGCTGTAAACTTCGTTCTTATCAATGAACGTCAGCATGATCCAGTCGCAGATGATGGTGCACttgaaggttaaaaaaaggGAGGCAAAAACAGACGGTGGCGTACAAGAAAAAGCTGTAAAATCACAATCTCAGTCCCAAAAAAAGAATTAATGTGAGAATTACTCACGATCCCTACTGAAGTCATCGCAGTCACTGTGCTGATGATGGTCGGGATTGGGCTGAATTTACCAGCCTGAAAAAAAGAAGATGGAATGATATTCGAAAGAATAAAAACTGATAGAAGCCACAGCTAACTGAAGAAAAGGTCGCTTCTGCTCACGTGTCCGTGTACGATGACGTCCAAACGAATGCCGTAGGCCTTGATAAGGGTTCGAGACTCCACTCCATTTCTGTTGTAATATTTGGCAAACCTGgatgaaaaaaaccaaacagcatAACTGCAACACTGCAACACTGAGGTAAAGTGGCAAACACTTGACTCCTGCGTGTTATAACTTGCCTGAAATAGTAACCAGAGTTGGCCTGATCCTTTCTGAGATCAAGACGACGGAAGGAGTACGTGGGTTTACAGTTTGAAGGGTCAATGTCCAAGTTACAGTCCCAGTTGATGAAAACCCCGATCACCCCTCcctgtataaaaaaaaaaaaaaagcccaaacagGCACACGGATGTTGATCAAAATGAAATGTGATTTCCAGATTAGGAACGTCTCAAATTCCAGCAGCAAACTTTGGTATGCAAAACTCACAGTCCTGCAGAGTTCGCTGAAATTCTCCCTCGCTTGTGTTGCGATGTAGCCGAGGCGGAAGTTCGGACAGTAGGGCTCTTTGTCCGTGTGGTAATGACATTTACTGAGGTATTTCTGCATGTCGCGCTTGTTTGAAGCATCCTTGATATTGCCCCTGCCACACAAATGAACACAGTTACTTTGCAGAATCattttgtgtgggtgtgtgtgtctgtgtgtgtgtgtcttcaccgAAGCACTTTAAACTTGGGGAAGCGGATGGAATTCCTGATGAAGATAGTGAAATTGATGGCTTCCACCAATTCCGGTTCTCTGGTAAAGACAACAGACAGTCAGAATTGTGGTGTGTTCAAATGGACCTGGATCACCTTCTCTGAGGTTGGCCCGCACAAACAGGGACACCCATAAATAGTCTGGCTGGACCATCTTTGCTGAATAATTCAGTTTTGTGGTGGTTTCCTGCTGTTTGTGACCTGTTTACGAGGCCAGATCTTAAACCAGCAGGCTCTAGACATGTTAATGTGCTTGGAGGATGcagcaaagtaacaacaaagcCAAATCGACATTAAGCGATAGCTCACCTGCAAATGAAAATTGGCCCATTAGCTGTTAAATACTGAGTTAATTACAGGTGTGTTCAGCTCTGGCATGTTTGTTGATTAGTCACAGATATAGCAATGATTAACCTTTATTAACCACAAATGCATATTATATTATTACCATTAAATAATattacagggggaaaaaatctgatTATGCCTCTAATATACTAGCTTACTAcatacttcctgtttttagtgCATTTGAAACCATCTTGACAGTTGGTAAATCAATTCAACGTGACATGGACTGGCCCAAAACCTCTTTTAGATCTGCATCATGTTCTTACTGTACTGCAGCAAATCGCTCGATAGGGCACCAGGTCTGAATCTCACAGGTTTTGAACGTGTGGTTATAGTACTGAACACATCTGCCAGTTCTTCTGCCTATAAGAAAGTGTTCCAGACGTTGAaattaatgtaatgtaataacTATGAACCAACATCGCTTGTGCAGAGTTTCAAAATGAAAACCATACCGTGGCCATCAAAGTCCACCTCTCCCTGGACGCAGTCGGAGTCTGCTGAGCAGTTGGCATTGGTAACATCAAAATACTAAAGTAACAAAGATGCTCAGTCAGTACAAAGCATAAATGTTTATGTATctgaacaattaaaaaaaaacactttggtGACCTCTCACCTCTGCACAGGTTCCTTGCTTCTGATCATAAGTAAATTCTCTCCTTAATATTGTACTAATTACGTCGCCACCCTGGGAGGAAAAAGGTCTTCAGTTATTGTCAGCTGGTTTTAGCTCAGGATGGCGGAGTTGAGGTGCTTCATCATAATGAAAGGCTTTGTTCTGAAGCTACCTCTGATGGCCGTGCATACTCCACAGTGTCCAAGATTTCATCTCCATGAACTGCAATTCCTTTCATGAGTGTATAAACTGAAATCTCGGGACGGGTTTCGATCTCTTGGTATGCTTTTTGACTTATAAACACATACCTtcaagaggacagaggagataGACCAGATCATATTTTCTGTTGTGACCTCAGATTATGTTATAAGCATACAATTATATACTTACTATATACATTTGCTTCTCTTAAAGCAAAAGAACAAAGTAAGCTGACACAATTATTCACATAACATCTGATCGAAAAGCCTGAGTAATATTTGAAACAATGAAACTAAGACGTTTTACGACATATTCTCAGTTTGCCCACAGTTTAGAGTAATCATTTACAAAATTTGGTCTGTGCAATGCTCAGTAAAGCGTTATTTTAATTTCTAGTGCGTAGACATGCAACATGGATCTTACCAGATGAAATAGGTGATGACAAGAAACTGTACACTTCTGTAAATGAGTCCGAGAgttctgtttttaatcaccATCACCTTTGGGGTCTCGTAGTCCCAAAAACCAAGGAAATACTCTTTTAGAAAATGATGTAGCCCCATGATGAACTTATGGAATACTTCACACATGTCCTCGGATGTCTAATAGCTAATTCTATTTTGtagctctttttctttctctagCAGAGGTTTTTCTTTTGTACTCCTTACTGCCGCGCAGCCCCAAGAGCATCTCTCATCCCTGGTAATGCAAGATGAGAAGGGGTGGAGCTTGGATCTGACCGAATAACACACCTTTGTTTATTCCATGTATATGTATTAATCTGGTGTTTTACAACCTCATGTTTCATGTCTGTTGATAAATTAACTTACCTTTCTTTAATATGTTGTATTTGACTGAAAATTATATTATCGCTACCAATTTGAACCCCAAATGATGTTAGGGAgggggacaaaaaaaatcatgctttttttttcctttttaatgtatGTTTAATGTACCAAAATAAGTGCAGTATGTGGGTACCAATCTCGTAGGGTAAAAATAAGAATAACAACtgacaacttttttttctctcaatataattaaataaaagGTAAATAATAGGTTCAATAGCTATATTCAATATGATTGATTCAATTAAGTTTAGATATTCAGATTAAATATTGAAAATACATTAAACTATCTGATGTTGAGggaaatcttttctttttgcacaGGCAGCTCATCGGGCAACCCTTCCTGGTCCTTCTCGttttctctccctgcctctTCCGCGCACGTCAAACAACACGTGCGTTGACTCTTGGTGATGGTGCTCTGTTGttttttacattacatttgATTTGAAGACATTTAATTTATCATCTGACGGCCTATTCACGCTTTTTAAAATGGGTGGTCTTCAGAAGAAAAAGGTAAGAGCTGACCTTGTGTCATCGTCAACAGCATATAAACATTACCATGGCTAGTCAGTTAGCTACCACAGCTAATCCAGGTTGGTTTTTCTGTAACGGTACAATATAGCGCAGGTTAGCATTTAATCTGATTTTTAAAGTAAGTTGTTAAGGGTCAATGTTTCGTGTAATAAGTTGCTCGTGTTTTGCAGTTTGAGAGGGGCTCTGCTACTAACTACATCACCAGAAATAAAGCACGCAAGAAGTTGCAATTGAGTCTACCCGATTTCAGGTAAAATGAACACATTAATGAGGTTAACGTGGAGGATCACCAATCTGCTTGCgatgtaatatttaattatATCAGATCGTAGCAGTGACTGATCATTTTTACATACATTCACTATTATACTTATTAAAGTAATTCATTGTTTGCTAGAACACATGTTTCAAGAAATAAATGGGTGATTTATTACTGTGTCTTTTACCACAGAAAACATTGGAAAAATACCGAAAATTGACGCAGGCTGAAACACCAATAGTTATTGTGTCCATGCATACATAATAATTTTTGATTTCTCATTTTAGGCGATTATGTATAATTAAAGGCATCTATCCTCATGAGCCCAAACACAAGAAGAAGGTGAACAAGGGTTCTACGGCTCCACGGACCTTCTACCTGCTCAAAGACATACGCTTCTTGTTGCATGAGCCAGTCGTTCGCAAGTTCAGAGACTATAAGGTATCATAGATGGCCTGTTTTTCCACACCTGGTGACGTAAATTTCCAAAGTGTGAGTGTATGGTTGGAAAACATCCTATTCATTTCCACTCCACTACTATGCTCTTTGTAGGTATTTGTACGCAAACTTAAAAAGGCTCGCAGTAAATCAGAGTGGTCTTCTGTAGAGAGACTGAGAGAAAACAAGCCAACCTATAAATTGGACCATATTATCAAAGAAAGGTAAGACTTCTTTCCCCCCAGCACTTGGAGGCATAGATGAGCTTAAATTACTTTCTCTGAATCAAGTCATATTAAAATATCAGTGCATCAGGCATtttttgcattcattttaaatgtatcaTGTTTTGTGTTGCCTCACacttttttgtttggtttgtggCAGGTATCCCACCTTTATCGATGCTCT is part of the Takifugu rubripes chromosome 21, fTakRub1.2, whole genome shotgun sequence genome and encodes:
- the p2rx2 gene encoding P2X purinoceptor 2, whose amino-acid sequence is MCEVFHKFIMGLHHFLKEYFLGFWDYETPKVMVIKNRTLGLIYRSVQFLVITYFIWYVFISQKAYQEIETRPEISVYTLMKGIAVHGDEILDTVEYARPSEGGDVISTILRREFTYDQKQGTCAEYFDVTNANCSADSDCVQGEVDFDGHGRRTGRCVQYYNHTFKTCEIQTWCPIERFAAVQEPELVEAINFTIFIRNSIRFPKFKVLRGNIKDASNKRDMQKYLSKCHYHTDKEPYCPNFRLGYIATQARENFSELCRTGGVIGVFINWDCNLDIDPSNCKPTYSFRRLDLRKDQANSGYYFRFAKYYNRNGVESRTLIKAYGIRLDVIVHGHAGKFSPIPTIISTVTAMTSVGICTIICDWIMLTFIDKNEVYSERKFDEVVKEPKEPVSTELSFINSFGSDHSDLSEGVPL
- the pole gene encoding DNA polymerase epsilon catalytic subunit A, producing the protein MVLQNSGRYRADRGQSGGDRENPDDGSSMSALKRLERSQFADQMDARFGFDRIREPGEKTGWLINMHPTEILDEDKRMISAVDYYFIQEDGSRFKVALPFKPYFYIATKKNCEREVSSYVSKKFQGKVSKLEIVPKEDLDLPNHLVGLKRSYIKLSFNTVDDLVKVKREISPAVRKNREREQSNDAYTSMLSSALSGGNVASADDERMLKSISDQLDNIVDMREYDVPYHVRLSIDLKIHVAHWYNVRYRSSAYPPEIVRRDDLVERPDPVVLAFDIETTKLPLKFPDAETDQIMMISYMIDGQGFLITNREIVSENIEDFEFTPKPEYEGPFTVFNEDDEAALLRRWFDHVQETKPNIFVTYNGDFFDWPFVETRAALYGLSMHREIGFQKDSQGEYKSSQAIHMDCLRWVKRDSYLPVGSHNLKAAAKAKLGYDPVELDPEEMCRMATEEPQTLATYSVSDAVATYYLYMKYVHPFIFALCTIIPMEPDEVLRKGSGTLCEALLMVQAFHANIIFPNKQEQVFNKLTNDGHVLDSETYVGGHVEALESGVFRSDIPCRFKMNPAAFDFLLQRVEKTMRHAIEEEEKIPLHEVTNFNEVCEEIKAKLTSLKEVPNRIECPLIYHLDVGAMYPNIILTNRLQPSAMVDEATCAACDFNKPGAACQRRMTWQWRGEIMPASRSEFHRIQQQLESEKFPPLFPNGPPRAFHTLNREEQAKHEKKRLADYCKRAYKKIHVTKLEERVTTICQRENSFYVDTVRAFRDRRYEFKGLHKVWKKKLSGAQESGDAAEVKRCKNMEILYDSLQLAHKCILNSFYGYVMRKGARWYSMEMAGIVCFTGANIITQARELIEQIGRPLELDTDGIWCVLPNTFPENFVVKTSNEKKPKVTVSYPGAMLNIMVKEGFTNDQYHELVEPASLTYNIKSENSIFFEVDGPYLAMILPASKEEGKKLKKRYAVFNEDGSLAELKGFEVKRRGELQLIKIFQSSVFESFLRGTTLEEVYASVAKVADYWLDVLYSKAANMPDAELFELISENRSMSRKLEDYGEQKSTSISTAKRLAEFLGDQMVKDAGLSCRYVISRKPEGSPVTERAIPLAIFQAEPSVKKHFLRKWLKMPSLHDLDIRTILDWSYYIERLGSAIQKIITIPAALQQVKNPVPRVRHPDWLHKKLLEKNDIYKQKKINELFSSEGKRQVSIQPLAAGQIVDMEDFGMPARPLQPAIPISTKRKRSSQGDDSQVESQDVELTQSWREILGPPPPVGKTREEILVWLRYHKKKWELQLKQRKERRKRRKLLDGDAQPVGGGVIRDGPITGLGSFLRRTARSILDMPWQIVQIAETSHPGLFKLWAVIGNDLHCMKLNIPRVFYVNQKVQKQEEGATYKKVNRMLPRSNIVYYLYEYCVPEDMYQEHINEINADLSAPDIEGVYETQVPLLFRALVQLGCLCMVNKHVVRDLAGREADTFDLEHLEMRSLAQFSYLEPGSVRHMFLYHHRQGHKALFGLFIPSQRKASIFILDTVRSNQMPNLSNLYTAERTALLDKTTEELLPPEKHNFEVRAESDIKAIYRALQRILLNYKEERRGPTLIAMQSNWELKRLASGMPVLEEFPVVPVHVVDEISYNVLDWQRLGARRMIRHYLNLDSCLSQAFDMARYYHLPVGNLPQDVSIFGSDLFLARHLRKHNHLLWLSPTSRPDLGGKEADDSRLVMDSDDKGSVEINAQGCYSTACVELDLQSLAVNTILQSQHVNDMEGGASVGVSFDVIQQASLEDMMMGNQGASAVASYDETALCSNTFRILKSMVVGWVREITQFHNVYADNQVMHFYRWLRSPSSLLYDPALHRTLHNMMKKVFLQLISEFKRLGSTVVYGNFNRIILCTKKRRIDDAIGYVEYITNSIHSKEIFHSLSISFSRCWEFLLWMDPANYGGVKGKLPSSVLYGQEGTKKGQEEGDKEGSDDEEEEEAEEADGDGEIDEVEELIESNWNIMQFLPQTASCQKYFLMIISAYIAAVYHSMKEELRRNAPGATPVKRRGGSQASQQAVEDLSALPGMISFSQEYVSSELTQNIFTITQKIQKKVTGTRNVTQPSEMFPVLPGSHLSLNNPALEFIKYVCQVLSLDANIINQMNKLKRDLLRLVDVGEFSDEAQFHDPCHSYILPEVICHHCNFCRDLDLCKDPSVAQDGSVLPQWFCSNCQAQYETNVIEMALVEALQKKLMSYTLQDLMCRKCKGVKEANMPLYCTCARDFDLTFSIKSFSEQIRVFRNIASHYNMSFLEETIDWLGAMSPNINLNSH